One region of Natronorubrum aibiense genomic DNA includes:
- a CDS encoding DUF7123 family protein yields MTDYSNEEQRILSYLRESAARGEQYFRAKNIADAIGLSSKQVGVRLPHLAEKSDDVDIEKWGRARSTTWKVTLS; encoded by the coding sequence ATGACCGACTACTCCAACGAAGAGCAGCGAATTCTCTCGTACCTCCGAGAGAGTGCCGCCCGAGGTGAACAGTACTTCCGGGCGAAAAACATCGCCGACGCGATCGGGCTGTCATCGAAACAGGTCGGCGTTCGGCTCCCCCACCTCGCGGAAAAATCGGACGACGTCGACATCGAAAAGTGGGGTCGCGCTCGCTCGACCACGTGGAAAGTTACCCTTAGCTGA